The following are from one region of the Thermanaerothrix sp. genome:
- a CDS encoding TRAP transporter large permease subunit translates to MGESYAPIVMFAALFGMILINLPVAFALFATSMVFGVVYWGWGGLYVVFQGIWTLMNNWALVSLPLFVFMSAILEKSGVAEELFTTLYDLFGKIRGSLAIVAVLFGYLIGAMSGVIAAAVSAMALILFPVMEKNRYDRRLSIGSLLAAGCLPQVVPPSFNMIVYGSVAGVSVGKLFAGGLGVGLVMALVFIAYIWVYCSVNKDKAPVITEEIPLREKLASLRFLVGPFLIIIGVLGSIFSGMATPTEASGVGAFLSLVYVALRRRLKGDVLKDSLMVTLKVTSMACWIMAAGSAFSSVFSGIGGRTLVVGFLTSMPAAKVSVLLFSMAVIFVLGMFIDPVSIIMIMTPILTPAVVELGYDPI, encoded by the coding sequence ATGGGAGAGTCCTACGCGCCGATAGTCATGTTCGCCGCCCTCTTCGGGATGATACTCATCAACCTCCCGGTGGCCTTCGCCCTCTTCGCCACCTCCATGGTCTTCGGGGTGGTCTACTGGGGCTGGGGCGGCCTTTACGTGGTGTTCCAGGGGATATGGACGTTGATGAACAACTGGGCCCTGGTTTCGCTGCCCCTTTTCGTGTTCATGTCCGCCATACTGGAGAAGAGCGGCGTTGCGGAGGAGCTCTTCACCACCCTGTACGACCTGTTCGGCAAGATAAGGGGTTCCCTGGCCATCGTGGCGGTGCTGTTCGGATACCTCATAGGGGCCATGTCGGGGGTGATAGCCGCGGCGGTATCCGCCATGGCGCTGATCCTCTTCCCGGTCATGGAGAAGAACCGCTACGACAGGCGCCTTTCCATCGGCTCCCTGCTGGCGGCGGGGTGTCTTCCCCAGGTGGTGCCGCCAAGCTTCAACATGATAGTCTACGGTTCCGTGGCGGGGGTCTCGGTGGGCAAGCTCTTCGCCGGCGGCCTTGGGGTGGGGCTGGTGATGGCCTTGGTCTTCATAGCCTACATATGGGTCTACTGCTCCGTCAACAAGGACAAGGCGCCGGTCATAACGGAGGAAATACCGCTCCGGGAGAAGCTGGCGTCCTTGCGGTTCCTGGTGGGCCCCTTCCTCATAATAATAGGGGTCCTTGGGTCCATATTCTCCGGCATGGCCACCCCAACGGAGGCCTCCGGAGTGGGGGCCTTCTTGAGCTTGGTCTACGTGGCCTTAAGGAGGCGCCTTAAGGGGGATGTGCTCAAGGACTCCCTGATGGTCACCCTTAAGGTGACCTCCATGGCCTGCTGGATAATGGCCGCGGGCTCCGCCTTCAGCTCCGTCTTCAGCGGCATAGGGGGAAGGACGTTGGTGGTGGGCTTCCTGACCTCCATGCCCGCCGCCAAGGTCTCGGTGCTGCTGTTCTCCATGGCGGTGATCTTCGTGCTGGGCATGTTCATAGACCCGGTCTCCATAATAATGATCATGACCCCCATCCTTACCCCCGCCGTGGTGGAGCTGGGGTACGACCCCATAT